One window of the Enterobacter huaxiensis genome contains the following:
- the aroP gene encoding aromatic amino acid transporter AroP produces MEAQQHGDQLKRGLKNRHIQLIALGGAIGTGLFLGSASVIQSAGPGIILGYAIAGFIAFLIMRQLGEMVVEEPVAGSFSHFAYKYWGSFAGFASGWNYWVLYVLVAMAELTAVGKYIQFWYPEIPTWASAAAFFVLINAINLTNVKVFGEMEFWFAIIKVVAVVAMIIFGGWLLFSGNGGPQATVRNLWEQGGFLPHGMTGLVMMMAIIMFSFGGLELVGITAAEADNPEQSIPKATNQVIYRILIFYVGSLAVLLSLLPWTRVTADTSPFVLIFHELGDTFVANALNVVVLTAALSVYNSCVYCNSRMLFGLAQQGNAPKALLNVDKRGVPVNTIIVSAVVTALCVLINYLAPESAFGLLMALVVSALVINWAMISLAHIKFRRAKQQQGVTTRFPALLYPLGNWVCLVFMAAVLVIMLITPGMAISVYLIPVWIAILGVGYMVKQKNQKAVKAH; encoded by the coding sequence ATGGAAGCTCAACAGCACGGCGATCAGCTAAAGCGCGGGCTTAAGAACCGCCACATACAGCTCATCGCACTGGGTGGTGCTATCGGTACCGGCCTGTTTCTGGGAAGCGCATCCGTAATCCAGTCCGCCGGTCCTGGCATTATTTTGGGTTACGCTATCGCCGGTTTTATTGCCTTTCTGATTATGCGTCAGCTGGGTGAGATGGTCGTTGAAGAGCCGGTTGCAGGCTCGTTCAGCCACTTTGCCTATAAGTACTGGGGAAGCTTTGCCGGTTTCGCCTCCGGCTGGAACTACTGGGTGCTGTACGTCCTGGTTGCCATGGCTGAGCTTACCGCCGTCGGGAAATACATTCAGTTCTGGTATCCCGAGATCCCAACCTGGGCTTCTGCTGCGGCCTTTTTCGTCCTGATTAACGCCATTAATCTGACCAACGTAAAAGTGTTCGGAGAGATGGAGTTCTGGTTCGCCATTATTAAAGTGGTTGCCGTTGTGGCGATGATCATCTTTGGCGGCTGGCTGCTGTTCAGCGGCAACGGCGGCCCGCAGGCAACGGTACGCAACCTGTGGGAGCAAGGCGGGTTCTTGCCTCACGGCATGACCGGCCTGGTGATGATGATGGCGATCATCATGTTCTCCTTTGGCGGGCTGGAGCTGGTGGGGATCACCGCCGCGGAAGCAGACAACCCGGAGCAGAGCATCCCGAAAGCTACCAACCAGGTTATCTACCGCATACTGATCTTCTATGTGGGCTCGCTGGCCGTGCTGCTCTCCCTGCTGCCGTGGACGCGCGTGACCGCCGATACCAGCCCGTTCGTGCTGATCTTCCACGAGCTGGGCGATACCTTCGTGGCGAACGCGCTTAACGTCGTGGTGCTGACCGCTGCCCTCTCCGTGTACAACAGCTGCGTCTACTGCAACAGCCGTATGCTGTTCGGCCTCGCTCAGCAGGGTAACGCCCCGAAAGCGCTTCTCAATGTTGATAAACGCGGCGTGCCGGTGAATACCATTATTGTGTCTGCAGTGGTGACGGCGCTCTGCGTGCTGATCAACTACCTGGCACCGGAATCGGCCTTTGGCCTGCTGATGGCGCTGGTGGTCTCGGCCCTGGTGATCAACTGGGCGATGATAAGCCTGGCGCACATCAAGTTCCGCCGCGCTAAGCAGCAGCAGGGTGTGACTACCCGCTTCCCAGCCCTGCTTTACCCGCTGGGTAACTGGGTGTGCCTGGTGTTCATGGCGGCCGTGCTGGTCATCATGCTCATTACCCCGGGCATGGCGATTTCCGTTTACCTGATCCCGGTCTGGATTGCGATCCTCGGCGTGGGCTACATGGTTAAGCAGAAAAACCAGAAAGCGGTGAAAGCGCACTGA
- the ampE gene encoding beta-lactamase regulator AmpE, translating into MTLFTMLLVMIAERLFKLGEHWHLDHRLEVIFRRIKHFSMLRTLLMTAGVMVITFLLLRALYGLFFNVPLLVVWILLGVLCIGAGKVRLHYHAYLKAASRDDAHARSAMASELTLIHGVPPDCNEREFLRELQNALLWINFRYYLAPLFWFVVGGPWGPVLLMGYAFLRAWQTWLARYLTPHERLLAGIDAILHVLDWLPVRLVGVVYALIGHGEKALPAWFASLGDRHTSQYHVLTRLAQFSLAREPHADKVETPKAAVSMAKKTSFVVVVVVALLTIYGTLV; encoded by the coding sequence ATGACGTTGTTTACCATGCTGCTGGTAATGATTGCTGAACGCCTGTTTAAGCTGGGCGAACACTGGCACCTGGATCATCGGCTGGAGGTTATCTTCCGCCGGATCAAACATTTTTCCATGCTGCGCACGCTGCTAATGACGGCTGGCGTGATGGTCATTACGTTCCTGCTGCTGCGCGCGCTTTACGGGCTCTTTTTCAACGTGCCGCTGCTGGTGGTATGGATCCTGCTCGGCGTACTCTGTATTGGCGCAGGCAAGGTGCGCCTGCACTATCACGCTTATCTGAAAGCGGCGTCTCGCGATGACGCCCATGCGCGAAGCGCAATGGCGAGCGAGCTGACCCTGATCCACGGCGTGCCGCCGGACTGCAACGAACGTGAGTTCCTGCGCGAGCTGCAAAACGCGCTGCTGTGGATTAACTTCCGCTACTATCTGGCACCGCTGTTCTGGTTTGTGGTCGGGGGCCCGTGGGGGCCGGTTCTGCTGATGGGCTATGCATTTTTGCGCGCCTGGCAGACCTGGCTGGCGCGCTACCTGACGCCACACGAGCGTCTGCTTGCCGGGATTGATGCCATTCTGCACGTGCTGGACTGGCTGCCGGTGCGTTTAGTCGGCGTGGTTTATGCGCTGATTGGCCATGGTGAAAAAGCGCTGCCCGCGTGGTTTGCCTCTTTGGGCGATCGCCATACCTCGCAATATCACGTATTAACGCGTCTGGCCCAGTTCTCGCTGGCGCGTGAGCCGCACGCGGACAAAGTGGAAACGCCAAAAGCGGCCGTCTCCATGGCGAAGAAAACGTCGTTTGTTGTGGTGGTGGTCGTGGCATTGCTGACCATTTACGGCACGCTGGTATAA
- a CDS encoding glycoside hydrolase family 43 protein: MQTWPNPFIEQRADPYILHHEGQYYFIASVPQYDRLAIRRADSLEGLRGADEVVVWHKPETGPMSQLIWAPELHHIDGKWYIYFAATHTQALDALGMFQHRMFAIECADGDPLTGTWVEKGQIKTPFDTFALDATTFVHQGKRWYLWAQKAPDITGNSNLYLCEMENPWTLKGEPVMLSKPEYDWECRGFWVNEGPAVLVHGDKLFISYSASATDENYCMGLLWIEMSADPQDPANWHKAPRPVFVTSYENRQYGPGHNSFTKTQDGEDVLVYHARNYTEIEGDPLYDPNRHTRLKLVRWDENGMPDFGIPPADTL; encoded by the coding sequence ATGCAGACCTGGCCAAACCCGTTTATTGAACAACGCGCCGATCCGTATATTTTGCATCATGAGGGGCAGTACTATTTTATTGCCTCCGTGCCGCAGTACGACAGGCTGGCGATCCGCCGCGCTGACTCGCTTGAAGGGCTGCGCGGTGCCGACGAGGTGGTCGTCTGGCACAAGCCCGAGACCGGCCCGATGAGCCAGCTGATCTGGGCGCCGGAGCTTCACCACATCGACGGTAAGTGGTACATCTATTTTGCCGCCACGCACACCCAGGCGCTCGACGCGCTCGGGATGTTTCAGCACCGCATGTTCGCTATTGAATGCGCGGATGGCGATCCGCTCACCGGCACGTGGGTAGAAAAAGGGCAGATCAAAACGCCTTTCGATACCTTCGCCCTGGACGCCACTACCTTTGTTCATCAGGGGAAACGCTGGTATCTGTGGGCGCAAAAAGCGCCGGATATCACCGGCAACTCCAATCTTTATCTGTGCGAAATGGAGAACCCCTGGACGCTGAAAGGCGAGCCAGTGATGCTCAGCAAGCCGGAGTATGACTGGGAGTGTCGCGGGTTTTGGGTGAACGAAGGCCCGGCGGTGCTGGTTCATGGCGATAAGCTGTTTATCAGCTACTCCGCCAGCGCAACCGATGAGAACTACTGCATGGGATTACTGTGGATAGAGATGAGCGCCGACCCGCAAGACCCGGCAAACTGGCATAAAGCCCCGCGACCGGTATTCGTCACCAGCTATGAGAATCGTCAGTACGGGCCGGGCCACAACAGCTTTACAAAGACGCAGGATGGGGAAGACGTGCTGGTGTATCACGCGCGTAACTACACCGAAATTGAGGGCGACCCGCTGTACGATCCGAACCGCCATACCCGCCTGAAGCTGGTCCGCTGGGACGAAAACGGGATGCCTGATTTTGGCATCCCGCCTGCGGATACGCTTTAA
- a CDS encoding glycoside-pentoside-hexuronide (GPH):cation symporter, giving the protein MDNNKLSVKEKIGYGMGDAGCNIIFGAIMLFVNYFYTDIFGLAPALVGVLLLSVRVIDAVTDPIMGAIADRTRSKYGRFRPWLLWIAFPYALFSILMFTTPDWSYNSKVIYAFVTYFLLSLTYTAINIPYCSLGGVITNDPKERVACQSYRFVMVGIATLLLSLTLLPMADWFGGDNKAKGYQMAMTVLALIGTCMFLFSFSTVRERVRPAVQTHDELKNDLKDVWKNDQWVRILLLTLCNVCPGFIRMAATMYYVTWVMGQSTHFATLFISLGVVGMMLGSVLAKVLTDRWCKLKVFFWTNIALAIFSAAFYFFDPKATVTIVVLYFLLNILHQIPSPLHWSLMADVDDYGEWKTGKRITGISFSGNIFFLKLGLAIAGAMVGFLLSWYGYDAGAKAQSADAINGIVLLFTVIPGIGYLVTAGVVRLLKVDRETMKQIQSDLEKRRANYRELNDYQELKAAETK; this is encoded by the coding sequence ATGGATAACAATAAACTGTCAGTAAAAGAAAAGATCGGCTATGGCATGGGCGACGCTGGATGCAATATCATCTTCGGCGCCATCATGTTGTTTGTTAACTATTTTTATACGGATATTTTTGGCCTCGCACCTGCGCTGGTTGGCGTACTGCTGCTGTCTGTCCGCGTGATTGACGCCGTAACGGACCCGATCATGGGCGCAATTGCCGACCGCACCCGCAGCAAATATGGGCGGTTTCGTCCATGGCTGCTGTGGATTGCGTTCCCCTACGCGCTGTTCAGCATCCTGATGTTCACCACCCCAGACTGGAGCTATAACAGCAAAGTTATCTATGCCTTCGTCACCTACTTCCTGCTGTCGCTGACCTATACGGCCATCAATATTCCCTACTGCTCGCTGGGCGGCGTGATCACCAACGACCCAAAAGAGCGCGTTGCCTGTCAGTCCTATCGCTTCGTGATGGTCGGTATCGCCACGCTGCTGCTGTCGCTTACGCTGCTGCCGATGGCTGACTGGTTTGGTGGTGATAACAAGGCCAAAGGCTACCAGATGGCGATGACCGTGCTGGCGCTGATTGGTACCTGCATGTTCCTGTTCAGCTTCTCTACCGTGCGCGAGCGCGTACGCCCGGCCGTACAGACCCACGACGAGCTGAAAAACGACCTCAAAGACGTGTGGAAGAACGACCAGTGGGTACGCATTCTGCTCCTGACTCTTTGCAACGTCTGCCCGGGATTTATCCGCATGGCCGCCACCATGTATTACGTCACCTGGGTGATGGGCCAGAGCACCCACTTCGCCACGCTGTTTATCAGCCTTGGCGTCGTGGGCATGATGCTCGGCAGCGTGCTGGCAAAAGTGCTGACCGACCGCTGGTGTAAGCTGAAGGTATTTTTCTGGACCAATATCGCGCTGGCGATTTTCTCAGCCGCCTTCTACTTCTTCGACCCGAAAGCCACGGTCACCATCGTGGTGCTCTACTTCCTGCTCAACATCCTGCACCAGATCCCGTCTCCGCTGCACTGGTCGCTGATGGCCGACGTGGACGACTATGGCGAGTGGAAAACCGGGAAACGCATCACGGGGATCAGCTTCTCCGGCAACATTTTCTTCCTGAAGCTGGGGCTGGCGATTGCCGGGGCGATGGTGGGCTTCCTGCTCTCCTGGTACGGTTACGACGCGGGTGCGAAAGCGCAAAGCGCGGACGCCATCAACGGGATCGTGCTGCTGTTTACCGTCATTCCGGGCATTGGATACTTGGTTACCGCTGGGGTGGTACGCCTGCTGAAAGTGGACCGCGAAACCATGAAGCAGATCCAGTCCGATCTGGAAAAGCGACGCGCCAACTACCGCGAGCTGAATGATTACCAGGAACTTAAAGCCGCAGAGACTAAATAA